A single region of the Malaclemys terrapin pileata isolate rMalTer1 chromosome 2, rMalTer1.hap1, whole genome shotgun sequence genome encodes:
- the SKIDA1 gene encoding SKI/DACH domain-containing protein 1, with translation MGDLKSGFEEVDGVRLGYLIIKGKQMFALSQVFTDLLKNIPRTTVHKRMDHLKVKKHHCDLEELRKLKAINSIAFHAAKCTLISREDVEALYTSCKTERVLKTKRRKISRSLSTKDLQPEHTSTDPYSSFWKENKLWLGLNESAQPLPIRRKALRPGDTGLLPASDLPHIFSKYTGHSYPEIARTPCKPPLNYETAPIVGNYVTFHSDPPYFRSVLCSKHPAAAAAAAYYQSAAAIAQTKLAAAAAAGSPVGLTYRYKRKRPCEAAQKDCLLNTPSSARRLLIVPRPCKPKGAAASTAACLERFHLVNGFCTSPQQPQQQHLGSFPESYSSDSESSSYSDHVANDSDFGSSLSSTSNSVSSEEEEEDDEEEGSGVSDSSEVSSEEEDTTSDSDSSSVSSQVSVQSIRFRRTSFCNPPSMAQANFLYHLATAAPTKSPAFEEAGRLPDLKSAQCGVKSELPEEWSHQSWAPKAPPVCCSSSLGSCFAEIRNDRVSEITFPHPEFSNNVKSTDLTINCAAKGASSPSPKTNNAFPQQRILREARKCLQATTTHCADNNTIAARFLNNDSSPTAANSEEDSKIPHCIEFATDLPSLQTDRASTTAAAELECTDPGNKALPFLHNIKIKIEDSSTNEDYEPDLSKHKLKCECNDTKDEFNGVTESNNPDVLLTAQEDSACTEKETTSLNTLTQSQVLSCTLGTPKPEDGEYKFGARVRKNYRTLVLGKRPVLQTPPVKPNLKSARSPRPTGKIETHEGTLDDFTVTNRRKRVASNVASAVKRPFNFMANFPCPPSLIIGNDGDLLPAYSLNTTKDSQPPHKAHPVWKWQLGGSAIPLPPSHKFRKFN, from the coding sequence ATGGGAGACTTGAAGTCGGGTTTTGAAGAGGTGGATGGCGTGAGGCTCGGCTACCTCATCATTAAAGGAAAGCAAATGTTTGCACTCTCTCAGGTTTTTACAGACCTGCTCAAAAACATCCCGAGAACTACAGTGCACAAGCGAATGGatcatttaaaagtaaaaaagcatCACTGCGACCTGGAGGAGTTGAGGAAACTCAAAGCCATCAACTCCATCGCTTTTCATGCAGCCAAATGCACACTGATATCCAGAGAGGacgtagaagctctttacacatCTTGCAAAACGGAACGAGTCCTTAAGacaaaaaggaggaaaataagCCGTTCATTGTCAACAAAAGATCTCCAACCGGAGCACACATCCACCGACCCCTACTCCAGCTTTTGGAAAGAGAACAAACTCTGGCTGGGTTTGAATGAATCGGCTCAGCCTCTGCCAATTAGAAGAAAAGCTTTGCGTCCCGGGGACACAGGCTTGCTACCGGCCTCTGATCTACCTCACATTTTTAGTAAATACACTGGTCACAGCTACCCAGAAATCGCTCGGACGCCTTGCAAACCCCCTTTAAACTATGAAACTGCCCCGATCGTGGGCAACTATGTCACCTTTCACTCGGATCCCCCTTATTTTCGGAGCGTCCTTTGCAGCAAGcacccggctgctgctgctgctgctgcttattaCCAGTCCGCCGCCGCCATCGCGCAGACCAAGctagcggcggcggcggctgcagggagccctgtggGTTTGACTTACAGATACAAAAGGAAAAGACCGTGTGAGGCCGCCCAAAAGGACTGTTTATTAAACACCCCCAGCAGCGCCAGGCGGCTCCTGATCGTGCCCAGACCCTGCAAGCCCAAAGGAGCTGCAGCAAGCACGGCCGCTTGCCTGGAGAGATTTCACCTCGTCAATGGCTTTTGCACTTCTCCGCAGCAGCCGCAGCAACAGCATCTGGGCAGCTTCCCCGAGAGCTACAGCAGTGACTCGGAGTCCAGCTCTTACTCCGACCATGTGGCCAACGACTCTGACTTCGGGTCCAGCCTCTCCAGCACCAGCAACTCCGTGTcctcggaggaggaggaggaagacgacGAGGAGGAAGGCAGCGGCGTCTCGGACTCCAGCGAGGTCAGCTCCGAGGAGGAGGATACGACCTCAGACTCCGACTCCAGCTCGGTTTCCAGCCAGGTCTCGGTGCAAAGCATCCGCTTCAGGCGAACCAGTTTCTGCAACCCCCCCAGCATGGCCCAGGCCAACTTCTTGTATCATTTGGCCACGGCCGCCCCCACCAAATCGCCAGCTTTCGAGGAGGCAGGCAGGCTTCCCGAcctcaaaagtgctcagtgtggTGTCAAATCGGAATTGCCAGAGGAATGGAGTCAtcaaagctgggcacccaaagcacCTCCAgtgtgctgctccagcagcctTGGAAGTTGTTTTGCTGAGATAAGGAATGATAGGGTATCTGAGATCACATTCCCACACCCTGAATTTTCCAATAATGTAAAGAGTACTGACCTAACAATTAACTGTGCTGCAAAGGGGGCCTCTTCACCTAGCCCAAAGACAAACAATGCATTTCCACAACAAAGAATACTCAGAGAGGCAAGGAAATGCCTTCAAGCAACAACTACACACTGTGCAGATAACAATACAATAGCTGCTAGGTTCTTAAATAATGATTCTTCACCAACAGCAGCAAATTCAGAAGAAGATTCCAAAATCCCTCATTGTATTGAATTTGCCACGGATTTACCCTCTTTGCAAACTGATCGTGCTtctacaacagcagcagctgagctTGAATGCACTGATCCGGGCAATAAGGCATTGCCATTCCTGCACAATATTAAAATCAAAATAGAGGATAGCAGTACGAATGAAGACTATGAACCTGACCTTTCAAAACATAAGCTAAAGTGTGAGTGCAATGATACTAAGGATGAATTTAACGGTGTGACTGAGAGTAATAACCCGGACGTTTTATTAACAGCCCAGGAAGATTCTGCATGCACTGAGAAAGAAACCACTTCCTTAAACACGCTGACTCAGAGTCAGGTCCTTTCATGCACTTTAGGTACTCCAAAACCTGAGGATGGGGAGTATAAATTTGGAGCGAGGGTGAGAAAAAATTACAGGACATTGGTTTTGGGAAAGCGACCTGTACTGCAGACTCCTCCAGTCAAACCAAATTTGAAATCAGCTAGAAGCCCACGTCCTACAGGTAAAATTGAGACACATGAAGGAACACTGGATGATTTTACAGTTACCAATAGACGCAAAAGGGTAGCCAGCAATGTAGCATCAGCAGTGAAAAGGCCGTTTAATTTCATGGCAAATTTTCCCTGTCCACCGTCACTAATTATTGGCAATGATGGGGATTTGTTGCCAGCTTATTCCTTAAACACCACTAAGGATTCGCAACCACCTCACAAGGCCCATCCTGTATGGAAATGGCAGTTGGGCGGTTCTGCAATACCTCTTCCACCTAGCCACAAATTCAGgaaatttaattaa